The proteins below are encoded in one region of Lactuca sativa cultivar Salinas chromosome 3, Lsat_Salinas_v11, whole genome shotgun sequence:
- the LOC111897369 gene encoding protein RTE1-HOMOLOG isoform X1 has product MLKSIHILLCADLAMELESDTEHNHNMIIDHKIPTHNMQIDPSRSRFPCCIVWTPLPVVSWLLPFVGHIGIGREDGVILDFAGPNFVCVDNFTFGAVTRYIQISKDKCSITSHPATMYRSEEEYKLVESGRNQHEHTWDDFLRKSTQEYQHHTYNILTCNCHSFVANNLNRLEFQGGGWNVVNVAIMIFMKGKWVSVKSMIQSYLPFVIIFFVGIIFGGVSFVWFLGLFAFVLVGWYLLGTYCFKNLIKL; this is encoded by the exons ATGCTCAAATCAATTCACATATTACTGTGTGCAGATCTTGCAATGGAATTGGAATCAGATACAGAACACAACCACAACATGATAATCGATCACAAGATTccaacacataacatgcaaatTGATCCATCAAGATCTCGTTTTCCATGTTGCATTGTATGGACACCTCTTCCTGTTGTTTCATGGCTTCTTCCTTTTGTTGGTCATATTGGTATAGGCAGAGAAGATGGAGTCATTCTAGACTTTGCAGGACCTAACTTTGTGTGTGTAGATAACTTCACTTTTGGAGCTGTCACTCGTTACATCCAAATAAGTAAAGATAAG TGCTCCATAACATCCCATCCAGCCACCATGTACAGAAGTGAAGAAGAATACAAGCTAGTGGAGTCAGGAAGAAACCAACATGAACATACATGGGATGATTTTTTAAGAAAAAGCACACAAGAATATCAACATCACACATACAATATCTTAACTTGTAATTGTCACTCATTTGTGGCTAACAATTTGAACAGATTGGAGTTTCAAGGTGGAGGGTGGAATGTGGTGAATGTGGCAATAATGATTTTTATGAAAGGAAAATGGGTGAGTGTGAAATCTATGATTCAATCTTATTTGCCATTTGTGATTATATTTTTTGTGGGGATTATTTTTGGAGGAGTtagttttgtttggtttttgggATTGTTTGCATTTGTTCTTGTTGGATGGTATCTTTTGGGTACTTATTGTTTTAAGAATTTGATAAAGTTGTAG
- the LOC111897369 gene encoding protein RTE1-HOMOLOG isoform X2, with the protein MELESDTEHNHNMIIDHKIPTHNMQIDPSRSRFPCCIVWTPLPVVSWLLPFVGHIGIGREDGVILDFAGPNFVCVDNFTFGAVTRYIQISKDKQCSITSHPATMYRSEEEYKLVESGRNQHEHTWDDFLRKSTQEYQHHTYNILTCNCHSFVANNLNRLEFQGGGWNVVNVAIMIFMKGKWVSVKSMIQSYLPFVIIFFVGIIFGGVSFVWFLGLFAFVLVGWYLLGTYCFKNLIKL; encoded by the exons ATGGAATTGGAATCAGATACAGAACACAACCACAACATGATAATCGATCACAAGATTccaacacataacatgcaaatTGATCCATCAAGATCTCGTTTTCCATGTTGCATTGTATGGACACCTCTTCCTGTTGTTTCATGGCTTCTTCCTTTTGTTGGTCATATTGGTATAGGCAGAGAAGATGGAGTCATTCTAGACTTTGCAGGACCTAACTTTGTGTGTGTAGATAACTTCACTTTTGGAGCTGTCACTCGTTACATCCAAATAAGTAAAGATAAG CAGTGCTCCATAACATCCCATCCAGCCACCATGTACAGAAGTGAAGAAGAATACAAGCTAGTGGAGTCAGGAAGAAACCAACATGAACATACATGGGATGATTTTTTAAGAAAAAGCACACAAGAATATCAACATCACACATACAATATCTTAACTTGTAATTGTCACTCATTTGTGGCTAACAATTTGAACAGATTGGAGTTTCAAGGTGGAGGGTGGAATGTGGTGAATGTGGCAATAATGATTTTTATGAAAGGAAAATGGGTGAGTGTGAAATCTATGATTCAATCTTATTTGCCATTTGTGATTATATTTTTTGTGGGGATTATTTTTGGAGGAGTtagttttgtttggtttttgggATTGTTTGCATTTGTTCTTGTTGGATGGTATCTTTTGGGTACTTATTGTTTTAAGAATTTGATAAAGTTGTAG
- the LOC111897369 gene encoding protein RTE1-HOMOLOG isoform X3, which yields MELESDTEHNHNMIIDHKIPTHNMQIDPSRSRFPCCIVWTPLPVVSWLLPFVGHIGIGREDGVILDFAGPNFVCVDNFTFGAVTRYIQISKDKCSITSHPATMYRSEEEYKLVESGRNQHEHTWDDFLRKSTQEYQHHTYNILTCNCHSFVANNLNRLEFQGGGWNVVNVAIMIFMKGKWVSVKSMIQSYLPFVIIFFVGIIFGGVSFVWFLGLFAFVLVGWYLLGTYCFKNLIKL from the exons ATGGAATTGGAATCAGATACAGAACACAACCACAACATGATAATCGATCACAAGATTccaacacataacatgcaaatTGATCCATCAAGATCTCGTTTTCCATGTTGCATTGTATGGACACCTCTTCCTGTTGTTTCATGGCTTCTTCCTTTTGTTGGTCATATTGGTATAGGCAGAGAAGATGGAGTCATTCTAGACTTTGCAGGACCTAACTTTGTGTGTGTAGATAACTTCACTTTTGGAGCTGTCACTCGTTACATCCAAATAAGTAAAGATAAG TGCTCCATAACATCCCATCCAGCCACCATGTACAGAAGTGAAGAAGAATACAAGCTAGTGGAGTCAGGAAGAAACCAACATGAACATACATGGGATGATTTTTTAAGAAAAAGCACACAAGAATATCAACATCACACATACAATATCTTAACTTGTAATTGTCACTCATTTGTGGCTAACAATTTGAACAGATTGGAGTTTCAAGGTGGAGGGTGGAATGTGGTGAATGTGGCAATAATGATTTTTATGAAAGGAAAATGGGTGAGTGTGAAATCTATGATTCAATCTTATTTGCCATTTGTGATTATATTTTTTGTGGGGATTATTTTTGGAGGAGTtagttttgtttggtttttgggATTGTTTGCATTTGTTCTTGTTGGATGGTATCTTTTGGGTACTTATTGTTTTAAGAATTTGATAAAGTTGTAG